A genomic window from Glycine max cultivar Williams 82 chromosome 17, Glycine_max_v4.0, whole genome shotgun sequence includes:
- the LOC100794026 gene encoding D-amino-acid transaminase, chloroplastic, with translation MFSLQQFLPHTSSKLLDHSLSLKRHGHRRFHRHCPTTLSSSHQSGPSLCDSKTQVSRVPLLTSTQAYEKLKTFRENIKGKQQFLAMYSSIFGGITTDPAAMVIPMDDHMVHRGHGVFDTAAIMDGYLYELDQHLDRFLRSASMSKIDPPFDRGSIRRILIQTVSASKCRKGSLRYWLSAGPGDFQLSPSCCHRSSLYAIVIQDLSPSSPNFRGVKVVTSSIPIKHPKFAITKSVNYLPNVLSKVEAEEAGAFVGIWLDGEGFVAEGPNMNVAFVTKDKELIMPHFDKILSGCTAKRVLTLAESLLREGKLKGIRVKTVTVEEGKQADEMMLLGSGVLVCPVVQWDEQVIGDGKEGPITQALLNLIVEDMKSGPSTVRIPVPY, from the exons ATGTTCTCTCTCCAACAATTCCTTCCACACACTTCCTCTAAACTGCTTGACCATTCTCTTTCCTTAAAGCGCCACGGCCACCGCCGCTTCCACCGCCACTGCCCCACCACTCTCAGCAGTTCCCACCAATCCGGACCCTCGCTTTGTG ATTCCAAAACTCAAGTGTCTCGTGTTCCGCTTTTGACTTCCACTCAG GCCTATGAAAAGCTAAAAACATTTAGAGAAAATATAAAGGGCAAGCAACAATTCCTTGCCATGTATTCTAGTATTTTTGGTGGGATAACAACAGACCCAGCTGCTATGGTTATTCCTATGGATGACCACATGGTCCACAGAGGCCACGGTGTCTTTGATACTGCAGCAATAATGGATGG ATACCTATATGAGCTAGATCAACACCTTGATCGCTTTTTAAGGTCAGCATCCATGTCTAAAATAGATCCCCCATTTGATCGAGGAAGCATAAGAAGAATACTCATACAAACTGTAAGTGCTTCCAAGTGTAGAAAAGGATCACTAAGATATTGGCTCTCGGCAGGACCTGGCGACTTTCAGTTATCTCCCTCTTGTTGCCACCGATCAAGTCTGTATGCGATAGTAATACAGGATCTGTCACCATCCTCACCTAATTTCAGGGGCGTTAAAGTTGTCACTTCATCTATTCCCATTAAACACCCCAAGTTTGCTATCACTAAGAGTGTGAACTATCTTCCAAATGTGCTCTCAAAGGTGGAAGCTGAAGAAGCTGGTGCTTTTGTAGGCATTTGGCTTGATGGTGAAGGTTTTGTTGCTGAAGGGCCTAATATGAATGTGGCCTTTGTCACTAAAGATAAGGAACTTATAATGCCACACTTTGACAAAATTCTAAGTGGCTGCACAGCTAAGAGAGTTTTAACCCTTGCTGAGAGCTTGTTAAGGGAGGGTAAGCTTAAAGGGATAAGGGTGAAAACTGTGACTGTCGAGGAAGGTAAGCAAGCAGATGAAATGATGCTTCTTGGCAGCGGAGTTCTTGTTTGCCCTGTAGTGCAATGGGATGAGCAGGTTATTGGTGATG